One region of uncultured Fibrobacter sp. genomic DNA includes:
- the nusB gene encoding transcription antitermination factor NusB gives MNVSYRPAREFAMQLLYAMEITSATAGEALPGVLESRPIHDDQKKYGMKLVDLVQAHREELDEDIKNAAVHWEINRMAKLDRIIARIAMVELLYVPDIPMKVALSEAVQIAAKYSTDSSSSFVNGILNGFMLKHGIVSSSQNKEK, from the coding sequence TGAACGTAAGTTATCGACCAGCCCGTGAATTTGCAATGCAGTTGCTGTACGCTATGGAGATTACCAGTGCGACAGCAGGGGAGGCTTTGCCCGGTGTGCTCGAAAGTCGCCCGATCCATGACGACCAGAAAAAATATGGAATGAAACTGGTGGACCTTGTCCAGGCCCATCGCGAAGAACTGGACGAAGACATCAAGAATGCCGCCGTGCATTGGGAAATCAACCGCATGGCAAAACTCGACCGCATCATCGCGCGTATCGCGATGGTTGAACTCCTGTACGTCCCGGATATCCCCATGAAGGTGGCCCTTTCCGAGGCGGTCCAGATTGCGGCCAAGTACAGCACGGACTCCTCGAGTTCGTTCGTCAATGGAATTTTAAATGGCTTCATGCTGAAGCATGGAATTGTCTCTAGCTCTCAAAATAAGGAGAAGTAG